tgacaaaatgaatactgtttcaaaaaaaaacaatatgtaattttaattaattggcATAATGTAGGCAAAATATAACTTCTGAAatactaagagcaagttcactggtgttgggaaaaagtggtagaaattttgacacttacggcacactttgaaaatgttgtcatataaaaacattttcaagatctgtgaccttctagttttttttacaacacgtgttatattttcgcatgctgtgatgcaaaactagcaatatttctatcacatacggctgaaatagaaacagtgttgtaaaataatacaacgccccaagatcttgaaaacatttttgcatggtaaaattttcaaaaagttaaaatttctaccactttttccaaacaccagtgaacttgctctaagcgcCTTATTTCAATATCATCGATATATTTAACGCGTAAACGTATGCAACTCTTATATTTAAATGATCAAAGACAAGATAAAGTTTTCTTATATGATAGAATAAGCGAGAAACTACTATTTTTAGTGaatcaaaaaagtattttatcaaaaactggaATCTGTGAtaatacaaaactttttttgaaaatattttaaactgattttaatttttcattaacgtTTAGTGTCACCCTAGTTCCGAAATGCtgagtaaataaatttttgaactcagtaacgCCTCGTAACGCTGCATTTGAAAATTACACCGctcgtgttatttttgtgttgaaaatgtcAGGAGCACGTGcgaaacaataacaaaatttatccCGGCTTTTCGTATCGGttgcgattttttaaattatttcgtaATCTTGGGGATTAGGTTTGAATATATTGAGTGAAGTGTAAAAGTATCTTTCAAAATGCCTCTGCACCGGTTGTTCGTGGGTAACATCCCGGCCGGAACCAGCGAACAGGATTTGCGGCAAGAGTTCGGTTCATACGGCCCGGTGCGAGCCATCGATCTCAAAAGCAAAGCGAACCCGCTAGATGCATCGGCACCGGTGGACACGTTTGCTTTCGTAAACATTGAACTGGATGAGCGAACCCTGCGTCAGTGTTTGACCGAGTTCCGACAGCAACAATACCGGGGCGTCTATCTAAACGTCAGCAAAGCCAGGGAATCCTTCCTGGATCGGCTAAAGCGGGAACGGGAAGAAGCCGAACAGGCCAAACAAAATGCCGTGGCATTGGATCCTTACAGGTGATTAGATTATTTATGACGTTCGAATTCAGTAGTTTTAAATCAttgtaaatttcagaaaatcGGTACCCGAAAAGGAAGAAGCTCCTCAGGAACTTCCGGCCCTGCCAACGATTGCCAAGGAAGTGGCATCATCGAGCTCCGAATCCAGTTCGGAGAGTGAAGATGAAGAACCTGCCCCGGTAAGGAAACCGTCGATAGATCCGAACAGGCGTCAACAGCCCAGTAAGACAGAAGATGATCAGCTGGTTCGCAAATGGAACCAGGAAACCTACATCGAACATGGGAAACTGAGAATCGTACCCATCACTGGGCAGGTGGCAGAGGTGATTGATCAAAGTAAAAATCGTAGGAAGGTTCCCACTAACCGTGATCCAGACTCCAAAGGGCAGCAGGCTGACGAAAAGCGGAAGCAAGGTTTGAGCAAGATAACGGATGCTTACGAGCAGCAGAAGTTGGCCATAAAAGCCGCACTGACCGGAGATATGACCGGGAAACGAAATAAGATAGTTTTCGATGATGGTGAGGAAGACGACGGTCAACCTGGAAAGAAGTCGAAACTGGCACTTTTCGAAGACGGCGAGGAAGATGATGGGTTCAGGGCAAATTTCGGACTCCGGAGGCAACTTGCTGAAAATAGTAAGTGATTTCCAAGTTCATTTAAGTTaaatcaaaactaatttttctttcatttatcTTTTAGCTGTCAAAGGTCAACGTTTATTCGAGATGCAAACGCAATTCAATGGCGATTCTCGGTTCAAGCTGGACGAAAGGTTCCTCGATGACGACAGCGAAATTGCTGGGCGCCGGAAGAAGAAAGCCTTGGAAAAAGCGAACACCCAACAACAGCCACAGCTGGGTAAAGCACAAAATCAGGAACGCAAAAAGCAGCTGGAAATTTTGTCCAAAGTAACGGGCAAAGAAATTCAGGATCGATCCCAATTCAAAACGGGCTCGGCGGATGCTGGTGGTCCCAAAACAATGCAACGCTTCGATCCGTCCGCAACGGTCAAAGGCAATGCAGAGCGAAAGGTTGAGAAACCTGAGAAGAAAAAGCTAACGGAAGAGCAAATCCTGGAAGCTAAACGAGCGGTGCGGGCTGAGGAAGAATTCCAGGTTACAGAAGATAAGTTCTATCAAGTATCGGAAGGCTTGAATAGTGCCATCGGTAGCAATGGAACGGGATTCAGTTTGTTGGCTATGTTTGGAGCTTCCAGCAAAAAGAGCGATGACGATGactttgaagaaaatgaagatGACGATGAACCGAATGAAGATGATAACAAATTAAGCTTCGATGATTACGACATTTCTGAGGCGGAAGCTGTGCAAAATGTCCCGGAGGAAGAACCAGAAATCGCGCCTGAAGaaacccaaaaaacagaaaacgctgaagcaaagaaaaagaaaaagaaagccGGATACCTCTCAAAGCAGGGTATTTGGAAAGAAACCCTTTTCTTCCTGCCAAACGACGCCCGTCTGGAAGAAGGTAGGAAGTTTTTCACCGAATTTGTCAACCCTCAATCAACGGCTGTTGATGTTAAGGCAGATCGGGACGAAAAGGTGAAGGACATCCGGAAGATTTTCAAGAAAAGGCGAATGCGCGAAACGAAAATAGTCAACCAGATGAGGGCTAAGCGTGGTTTGAAGTTGGTTAAgggaaaacgaaaataaaatttgtttttattgacaCTTTGTATAAAGTGCTTCTAATGTAGAGAAAACCTCCCAACTGGATTAGGATTTGGGGAGATCCACACTTAAATCGGCAAGTACGTAAGCAGTTGCTGCCCATAGAGCGGCGCACTTGTCGAGGCTTTTTGGATCTTCCACCAGCATACTGTCACCTTCCGAATGGTGGTACCTGTGAAAATAAGAGAGCTGAGTTCATCACCcatatgattctgaatttttgtatatttaatttatttctaatGTATTTTTCAAGCTGATTTATGGCTCTTGTTAGTGTTAAGATTAAGTGTATTAGAAATTCTGTCCGAGTTCAAATCAAAAATAGGTAGCAAAACAACtggaaacttttcaaaaagtcgTTGATACAttgataaagttaaaaatttgtgaTACTTGAGCTATCACGAAGATCATTAGGAAGATGTAGAGAGCGAAGTGAAAAGCAAGCTTATCTGTTATATAAACAAATGAACCCTTATTCTTTTAACGTTGGAGCACATGGAGTAAATGAAACGGTTAGAAAGTGTTGAAATAAGTCTGCATTATGCTGTTTAGCCCTCAAGCGCGCTATTTTAAAGATTGTTCATAAAAATCGGTCTTCAGGTTTCACCGTAGATTATCAAACGGTAAGAATCAATAATAATAACGAATGAAGATTGACTATAGTAAACAATATGACTAAATTGTTATACATATTTACAGAATTTGAAGGAAACATCTGAACGAATTGTAATAGAATTGATGAGAACATTCTTAGAAAAGGACAAGAAACTTCTCATATTCTGCAACACCAGCGCACAGCaacataagataaaaaaaaactaccggtaagtcattttttattcattttttttttgtctagacTACATTTAAAATGGTAATGCGGGAAAGAAATCTACTTTCACAACTCCTGGCAGACATGGAGTTAATGAGCTTACTCTATGCACACCatactagtttaaaaaaagaagcacTTGTGCGTATCTGATGAAGAATATCCGGTTTACAACCCTAGATTTGGAatctcaatttattttagaaacttgttctcctattttaaactgatttttttggaATGCTAAAAAAGGAAAATCAGATACACCAAGGTTTTTCTACACTGATATacacgtaccgcgtaaaaaaatctTGTTGACTCCCGAAAACCAtgtaaaaaacccgatttaatacacttatcagtggattggaggctttcttacagagtgtcaattatctttggaaataaatgacacaataatggattccttatttctgaattatttattattaatctataaaaaagattatgattaaagaaaatcgatagcaaaaattactaaactcaatataaaaaaaaggtgcccagtacgttttttggaggataaacgaacttatattcaacgagttcatttataatccaaataattcaaactgttaaagtttgagagcctcatatctcgacgctcactagtggtcaaggggttaacctcctaaactctcatgctagatggcgtgggatcgattctctgctgttttatgaaatttttgtcaaatttttgatcgcctttgtaattaatttagcgattgctggctactgctgctgagcaaatggctaccttttttggagccaacgtaagcatgatatgttctatggaatagaaaaattttaaacaattttgtttttttttggttttgagataggtcctacaggaaaaaaaatgcaattttttgatactaaattcatcaaaatcgtgaaacctagaataggagttaatgtgttaagaacgtttttatggaacatacaaattcccggacatcatcgtaactcgtcgagctgagtcgattggtacctataaagtgaggtcttggacccttaattaatgatatccccaactgaccgttccctatgcctttctgtaagaaagccaaaaaccGTGTTGATTCCCGAAAATCGCGTAAAAAAGACCATTCAAATTCTTCAGGTATGAAACTGTTGAACGCAGCAGGCGTTTACTAGTAACAAAATAATCATAGTAAcccatgttttaaatttaaataaaattctctctctTGTTCCAACTGTTAACGAAGCTAGTTCGTTCTTTACGGCTCTCCATATTCCAAAAGGTAATGGGCCCAgagccaaaaagttaaaaagtaaaagttttttaaattcgagTTTTAAAAGTACCGTCGCGAGTTTTTCGAATATGTCTACCGGTCAAGGCGATGTAGCTGCAACAGCAAAAGCCTTCAGTTCACTGAATTTGCCATCGATAGAATTGCTAATGGGCCGTGAAAATTGGTCCACGTGGCAATTCGCAGTCCAGACTTTTCTCGAACTGGAGGATTTGTGGGAAGTGGTGAAGCCGACATCGAACGAGGATGGAACCATGCCGGTCGTAAACCCGGTGAAGGACCGAAAAGCGCGTGGAAAAATAATTCTTCTTCTTGACCCTACGAATTATGTCCATGTGAGGGAAGCGAGAACTGCGCAGGAAACGTGGTCGAAATTGGAAGCAGCATTTGAGGATTCCGGGCTGACACGAAAAGTTGGCTTGCTGCGAAAACTAATGTCAACATCATAGTAACCACAGCACATCAACTACGTGGAATTGGTTTTGACATAAGCGAAGAGTGGGTCGGAACTCTTCTGTTGGCAGGATTGCCGGAATCGTACAGCCCAATGGTGATGGCACTCGAAAACTCCGGAGCAGCAATCAACGGCGATGTCATCAAGACGAAGCTACTGCAGGAAGTTAGAGCACCTGAGCCATCAGCAGGAACAGCGTATGCAGGGaggaaacatttttcaaaaccaccaCCGAAACAGCACCAAGAAAGGCAACCATCGGACATGAAACGAGGTCCAAAATGCAGAATATGCAAATCGCCTAACCATCTTTCAAGAAATTGTCCATCTAAAGATAGGAAGTCGAAAGCATGGTGTACCGTTTTATCGACGAATGGAAGCGCACACTTTGGCGAAGATTCGAGCTGGTATTTCGACTCCGGAGCTTCGAATCATTTTACCAATTCCGTGTCGAAATTGGAAAACGTGCAGCGGTACCGTCGTTGCAGCAAACAAAGGTGCCATGCAGGTAGTGGCGAAAGGAAAATTGAAGCTGTTACCCGAGTGTAGTCAAGACGACGAGCCAATCGAGGTCAACAATGTGCAAGTCATTCCGGAGATTTCTACGAACCTGATTTCGGTGAGCCAAATAGTGAAGCGCGGTCCACTGTCACGTTTAGCGCAGCTGGTGTGAAGGTCAACGAAGGGAACGGAAATCTGGTGGCTACCGGCGTGTTGGAGAATGGTTTGTTTCGTCTGGCGCAATTGCCTTTACCAACAGCAATGAGCGCGTCTTCCGTCGTGGATATCAAACTGTGGCATAGGAGAATGGGCAATCTCAACCTGGAAAGTGTTCAGCGATTGAAACGTGGTATGGTCTCCGGAGTGCAAATCGACGGTCCAGCGGAAATTGAAGATCGGTGTTCAACATGTGCGATGGGTAAGCAAACTCGTTTCGTTTCAACAAGCAAGGCTCACGTGCGCAAGAAATCCTGGAAGTGGTCCATTCCGATGTGTGCGGACCTACCTACccacctacctaagggtccagcgccgattgaccggcgcatagggctgagataaaagatctccactgctggcgatccggagccagcgtcttcacttgctgccagccaaggttctcgtcaactgtgcggatttcagcggctagacttcgccgccacgagcttttgggcctgccacttcttcgatgcccatctggattccagtcaagcgcctctctgcaaatctcgttttcatctcttcgcagcgtgtgcccaatccatctccacttacgttcccgaatctcgatatctagcgccttttgatgacaccggcgatgaagttcaacgtttgagatccagttgccaggccaccaagcgcggatgaagttccgcaggcagcgattcacaaaaacttgcagttttcgcgtcgtcaccgcatatgtgcaccaagtttcacacccgtacagcaatacggatttgacgtttgagttgaagattcggatcttagttcgtagagagatctggcgtgaccgccagatgtttcggagactcgcaaacgcaaatcgggcttttctgatccgggtttcgatgtccttcttggtaccaccatcaggcgtaatctggctaccaagatactggaagcactccactgtctcaacctgttgtccggctaccacgaaattggaacgattttctgtattgatttccatcgacttggtctttccgacattgattttgagacctgctgccttggagctttcggtgaggtcgacgagtttgctctgcatgtcttgttgtgtttgggcgagcaaaacaatgtcgtctgccaggtcaaggtcgttcagttgctccatggttgaaggattccacggcaatgctcggtttggtctacagtcaatcgatccagtcaagatctcatccattacgatgagaaaaagcagcggtgacaaaatacatccttgtctcactccagcagttaccgggattggttcggacaagacaccgtcgtgtaagaccttgcacgaaaatgcctcgtactgtgcttcgatgagatggactagtttctctgggacccctcgtcgtctaagagcagcccagatgttttcgtggttcagtcggtcaaatgctttttcgaaatcaacgaacaccagcagaagagagtcctggaattcgttgatttgttccagtattattcgtagcgttatgatgtggtccacacatgatcgtccggatcggaatccagcttgttgccgtcggagtgtagcgtctattttctcctggatcctgttcaggatcactttgcagagtactttgagggttgtacagatcaacgttaagCCTTGCCAgctaccgcactctgtcaggtctccttcttcgggacctttacgaggataccctgcatccagtcggccgggaatgttgcagtatcccaaatatcagcgaaaagacggtgcaacatttgtgctgacaaggcagggtcggctttgagcatttcagcaggaatgcaatcgattccaggcgctttgttggatttcatgtccttgattgccgcttctatttcagccagcgcttccgcgcttccgagttgacgccattaatgcgacttactgtgggcgcctcgagctgcgggttctgttgtcCATTGCtgtttgtaactcggaaaagttgatcaaaatgctcagtccaacgcttgagctgatctgttcgatctgtcagcagctgacctgctcggtttttcagcggcattcttgcattagtccttgcaccactaaggcggcgagaaatatcatataataatcggatatctccaatggcggcggctccaATGGAAGTTAATTCGTTGGGCGGCAGGAGATATTTTCTTACGTTCACGGATGATAAGTCTCGTCGCATCGCAGTGTATTTCCTAAAAGAAAAATCAgcgaatgaaatttttgaagctttcgAAAATTACCGATGTTCATCAGAGCGGCAGACTGGCCGAAAGTTAAAAATTCTGCGAACCGACAACGGTAAGGAGTTTCGCAACAAGAAGCTGGAAGACCATCTGAACAGTCTGGGGGATCGCCATCAAACAACGGCGGATTACACTCCCGAACAAAACGGTTTAGCCGAACGTGTGAACCGTACTGTGGTAGAACGGGCCAAATGCATGTTATTTGAAGCGGATCTGCCTAAGTCATTCTGGGCagaagcaacagcaacagcggTCTACCTGATAAATCGATCGCCTACCAAAGGACACGAGGTGACACCTGAGGAAATGTGGAGCGGAAAGAAGCCGAACTTAGCTCACATCCGAGTGTTTGGTTCCCCAGCTATGGTCCATATCCCGAAGCAGAAAAGGAGGAAGTGGGATGCAAAGTCCCATGAGTGCATCTTTACTGGTTACGAATCCGAAACGAAGGTGTATCGACTGTGGGATCCGAGGAAGAAAACCTTGGTAACATCTCGAGACGTCGTATTTGTGAGTGAAAATCCGAAGCGTAGCAGCGTGGTGTCCGTACCTGTGCGAAAAGTAGTCCCTCTGGACTTCGAGCAAACAGTTCAGGATGATCAGCTGCAGTTTCCAGCGGTGGTCAAACAATCTGGGTCTGACAAAGTGGTGCCGGTTCCTGAAGGTGAATGCGTGGTGGACATTAGTGCTGATGAAGGTTCTTCAAACTATGACAGCGCATACGAATCAAGCGACAATAGTAACGATGCAGCACGTGACGTGACAACTAACGCGCTCCCCCCGCacagtggtcggaaaatcgctcaagaaaagcaatcaggaatggtttctagctagaatgatgcttcctccgagtgctgtgatacgcacgtggtaaaagtacccattgaatatatgtcgaaaatcaacactaacttgatacaagaagatataccatgccccatcggaggctaccgttgctattcgtcacgtggctaatcgacggtgatcgacatacttggtgatacattttgaacgtcgctccctcaatcattcccgaacgtctatcctcgcatcattgttgataatgctcgttattgatagacgatcattaatgtttcaaaaggaaaaatctgaataaataccaggaccacatgttcaaaaaagctgtagcacatgctggacagttcattgcggttacctagtcatgtttttgtccttctaggcaaagcgaaaaataaaaaatcatctgatagcctacatagatcgctcagaactgatacatatcagttatgatcctaaaggttgaaagtcgtcaaGGGAAAGAAATCAGCatagagacgttcgttgctgatagtctgcgtccttttttacctcatcatgtatcgcaaaagtgtttcaaatacggaagcgtcgttgtcatgcatgattgtttgtatgatttggttgaagaaggaaaatttgactgctttgattttttggctctgaatgtagtcaagcatgactcggtgaaaatgattgattttcggaagattACCCCCGCATCTATCTTCAAATCCGCCCGTGTCACAGGCGTTGAGGCGCAGCGGACGGGAGCGCTATCTCACAGgcaagttgaaaaattttcttttt
This sequence is a window from Uranotaenia lowii strain MFRU-FL chromosome 3, ASM2978415v1, whole genome shotgun sequence. Protein-coding genes within it:
- the LOC129754540 gene encoding nucleolar protein 8-like, whose product is MPLHRLFVGNIPAGTSEQDLRQEFGSYGPVRAIDLKSKANPLDASAPVDTFAFVNIELDERTLRQCLTEFRQQQYRGVYLNVSKARESFLDRLKREREEAEQAKQNAVALDPYRKSVPEKEEAPQELPALPTIAKEVASSSSESSSESEDEEPAPVRKPSIDPNRRQQPSKTEDDQLVRKWNQETYIEHGKLRIVPITGQVAEVIDQSKNRRKVPTNRDPDSKGQQADEKRKQGLSKITDAYEQQKLAIKAALTGDMTGKRNKIVFDDGEEDDGQPGKKSKLALFEDGEEDDGFRANFGLRRQLAENTVKGQRLFEMQTQFNGDSRFKLDERFLDDDSEIAGRRKKKALEKANTQQQPQLGKAQNQERKKQLEILSKVTGKEIQDRSQFKTGSADAGGPKTMQRFDPSATVKGNAERKVEKPEKKKLTEEQILEAKRAVRAEEEFQVTEDKFYQVSEGLNSAIGSNGTGFSLLAMFGASSKKSDDDDFEENEDDDEPNEDDNKLSFDDYDISEAEAVQNVPEEEPEIAPEETQKTENAEAKKKKKKAGYLSKQGIWKETLFFLPNDARLEEGRKFFTEFVNPQSTAVDVKADRDEKVKDIRKIFKKRRMRETKIVNQMRAKRGLKLVKGKRK